CGTCGAACGGATCCCGCTCGTCCTCGTACTTCTCGATCCGGTCGAGGAGGTCGGGCGCGACGCCCTCGAGGTAGCTCGTGATCGTGCGCTGCGCCTCCTCGCCCTGGATCAGCATCTTCGTGAAGTCCTCGTTGAAGACGTCGCGGACGATCTTGACCAGCAGGTCGGGCTCGCTGTGCAGCAGGCTCGGGGCGTTGCCCTTCTCGACGAGCGAGTTGATGTGCGCCCACTGCGACGTGAGGCGGTTGACGTCGCGCGTCAGCTGCTCCTCGGTCGCACCCTCTGCGGCCGTGCGGACGATGACGCCGGAGGACTCCGGCAGCACCTCCTTGAGGATCTTCTTCAAGCGCGAGCGCTCGGTGTCGGGGAGCTTGCGCGAGATGCCGTTCATGGCGCCGCCGGGCACGTACACGAGGTAGCGCCCCGGCAGGGAGATCTGGCTCGTGAGGCGCGCGCCCTTGTGGCCGACCGGATCCTTCGTGACCTGCACGAGCACCTTGTCGCCGGGCTTGAGCGCGAGCTCGATGCGGCGCGGCTGATTGCCGGTCTCGACCGAGTCCCAGTCGACCTCGCCGGAGTAGAGCACGGCGTTGCGGCCGCGACCGATGTCGACGAACGCGGCCTCCATGCTCGGCAGCACGTTCTGCACGCGACCGAGGTAGACGTTGCCGATCAGCGACGCGTCCTGGCTGCGCGCGACGTAGTGCTCGACGAGGACGTTGTCCTCGAGCACCGCGATCTGCACGCGGCCGCTCTTGGAGCGCACGATCATCTGGCGGTCGACGGCCTCACGGCGCGCGAGGAACTCGGCCTCGGTGACGACGGGACGGCGGCGACCGGCCTCGCGACCGTCTCGCCGGCGCTGCTTCTTCGCCTCCAGTCGGGTCGAGCCCTTGATGCGCTGCGGCTCCGTGACGACCTCGACGACGCGCTGGCGGCGGCGTCCGGTGCTCTCCTCGACCGGCGCGGCCTGCGCCTCAGGCTCTCCCTCCGCCCCGCCGCGACGACGGCGACGGCGCGACGAGCGGCCCGCGGCGGGCTCCTCCTCCGGCGCCGGGAGGGCGGGCAGCGGCTGGACGTCGGGCGCGTAGAAGTGCAGGGCCGTCGAGACCTGCGACACGAATTCCTCGGGCAGCAGGCCGAGACTCACGGCGGTCGGACGCTCGGGGGTCTCGGGCTCGGCCGAGGCCTCGGGCTCAGCGGCGGCCTCGGGCTCAGCGTTGGCCTCGGGCTCGGCGGCGGCCTCGGGCTCGCTGGCGCCGTTCTCCGCCGGCGGCTCGGACTCGGCGTCGCCATCGGCGGCACTCTCGACCGCCGCGTCCGGCTCGACCTCGACCGAAGCGTCCTGCGCCTCGGGAGCAGGCAGCTCCTCGGCGACGGGCCCCTCGACGACGGGCTCCTCGGCGGCGGGCGCTTCGACGGCGGGGGCCTCGGCGGGGGGCTCCTCAGCGACGAGAGCCTCCGTCTCGGGCTCCCCCGCGGGCGCCTCGTCCATCGCCTGGTCCTCGACCTGGTCCTCGGAGGCCTGGACCTCCGCGGCGGGTGCGCCGTCCTGAGTCGACTCGGACGCTACCGCGTCCGCCGTCTCGTCGAAGGTGCGCTCGTCCTGTTCATTGTGCTGTTCAGCCATCTCTGGCGTGCTCCCTGCGGGCGGACATCCGCGCGTCGCCCGGAAATCTCTGGCGGTCCCGCTCTCGACGGAACCGCGAACTCTTTCGGCCTGCGACCGGCTCATGGCTCTGGTCGCGCGGGGCATCCCTTGCCCCGAAGTCTTCAATCGACGCGGTCGCGGCGCGGCCGCGGGTGCGTCACAGGTCATTATCGCACCCCCGGCGCGCACATCGCACGCGGGCGCGCTCCGCGGATCCGTGTCACAGGTCGCGCGCGAGAGAATGGGCCCGTGACCCAGCCCCGAACCCGCCCCGTCGCCCTCGCCGTCTGGCTCGTGATCGCAGGCGTCGTCGGGTGGTGGGCGGCCTACTCGCTGACGATGGAGCGCTTCCATCTGCTGATGGATCCGACCGCCACCGCCTCCTGCGACTTCAACCCGCTCGTGCAGTGCGGCAAGAACCTCGAGTCGTGGCAGGGGTCGGTGTTCGGCTTCCCGAACCCGATCCTGGGCCTCAGCGGCTGGATCGCGCCGATCGTGGTCGGCGTGGCGATCCTGGCGGGCGCACGGTTCGCGCGCTGGTTCTGGCTGCTGTTCCTCGCGGGGATGACGTTCGCATTCGGCTTCGTCGTGTGGCTGATCGGCCAGAGCATCTTCGTGATCGGGACGCTGTGCCCGTGGTGCATGGTCACGTGGGTCGTGACGATCCCGTCGTTCTACGCCGTGCTGCTGCACGTGATCCGCACGGCCGGCCCGTCCCGCTGGCGCCGCGGTGCCGGCGCGGTGATGGGCTGGCTGCCGCTGCTCGCGATCGTCAGCTACGCGGTGATCGCGGTGATCGCGGAAGTGCGACTGGACGTGCTGGACCAGCTGTTCTGACGGGGCTCTCACCGGGCGGGTTCAACCCGTCCGCGTCCGGACCGTTTCGACTCGTCGCTGCGCTCCTCGCTCAACGAGCAGGAAGCGAGGACCCCCGGCCCCGCTTGTTCGTTGAGCGAGCGCAGCGAGTCGAAACGGCCCGGATCGCCTGCGGGATCACCCCGCGGCCAGGTCCGGACCGTTTCGAATCGGAGGCGAGGCGCCCCCTGGTCAGTTGGAGAACCAGATGCCGAGCTCCCGCTGGGCCGACTCGGGCGAGTCGGATCCGTGCACGAGGTTCTGCTGGACCGCGACGCCCCAGTCGCGACCGAAGTCGCCGCGGATCGTGCCGGGCGCGGCCGTCGTGGGGTCGGTCGTGCCGGCGAGGGAGCGGAAGCCCTCGATCACACGGTTGCCGGCGACCCGGATCGCGACGACCGGACCGGACATCATGAACTCCAGCAGCGGCTCGTAGAACGGCTTGCCCTCGTGCTCGGCGTAGTGCTGCGCGAGCAGGTCGCGGCTGGGCTCGACGAGACGGAGGTCGACGAGCGAGTACCCCTTGGCCTCGATGCGGGCGAGGATCGATCCGACGAGGGAGCGGGCGACGCCGTCCGGCTTGATCAGGACGAGGGTCTCTTCGGTGGCCATGTCTTATCCCTTGCTGTCTCGTTCGTTCTGGACGCGCTGCTCGATCCGCGCCCCTCCGATCGTCGCATACGCCCACATGGAGCCGAACACGAGCGCCACGATGAGGATCGCGGGCACGAGGATCGCTCCGAGCGCGACGACGACCTGCAGCCCCCACCCGACGATGAAGCCCCACGGGCGCCGCAGCAGGCCCGTGGTGACGAGCATCGCCAGGGCGACGACGACCCCGGCGACGATGCCCCACCACGGGGCGATCGGCTCGGGGAGCGCCCGCAGTCCGTAGATCACCAGGCCCGCGAGGAACACGATGATGGCCTCGAAGCCCAGCACGACCTGGCCGAGCTTCTCGGGCAGCGGCCGATAGCGCGGCGCCTTCGGCGCGCGGCTCATCGCTGCCACCCGCTCTTCCAGTCCTCCTCCTGCGAAAGCCGCAGCGCCTCGCCGGCGAGGACGACGGATCCGGCGATCGCGACCGCGCGCCGCGGCGCCTCGGACGCCCACTCGCGCGCCGCGTCCGCGGCCTCGCCGAGGTTCGGATGCACCGTGACGCGCAGTCCCGCGCTCTCGACCAGGTCCGCGAGGGCATCCGGATCCGTCGCGCGCTCGGAGTCCGGCGCGGTGGCGAACACGTGGGCGGCGACGGGTGCGAGCTCGCGCAGGATGCCGATGGCGTCCTTGTCGCCGAGCACGCCGAGCACGAGGCCCCACTCGTCGAAGTCGAACGCCTCACGCAGGGCCGCGGCGAGGGCCGCGGCGCCGTGCGGGTTGTGGGCGGCGTCGACGATCACCGTCGGCTCGACGCCGACCAGCTGCAGGCGGCCGGGCGATGTCGCCTCCGCGAGGCCCTCGGTGAGCACGGCGCCCGCGATCGGTTGCGTCGCGGCGCCGATCAGCGACTCGACGGCGGCGATCGCCAGGGCCGCGTTCGCGCCCTGGTGACGCCCGTACAGCGGCAGGTACTCCTCGGGGTACTCCCCCGCCAGCCCGCGCACCGTGATGAGCTGCCCGCCGACCGCGAGCTTGTCCTCCGTCAGCGCGAACTGCGCACCCTCGAACGCGATCTCGGCGCCCTTGTCCGCCGCCACCTGCCGCAGCACGCGCTCGACCTCGGGGCGCTGCCGCGCCGAGACGACCCGGGCACCGTCCTTGATGATCCCGGCCTTGACGGTCGCGATCTCCTCGATCGTGTCGCCGAGGCGATCCGCGTGATCCATGTCGATGGGCGCGAACACCGCGACGTCGCCGTCGGCCGTGTTCGTGGAGTCCCACGCACCGCCCATGCCGACCTCGAGCACGAGCACGTCGATCGGGGCGTCGGCGCACGCCACGAAGGCCAGCACGGTGAGCAGCTCGAAGAACGTCAGCGGCTCCTCGCCCTGCGACTCGAGCTCGGCGTCGACGATCCCGACGAACGGCTGGATCTCGTCCCACGCGTCCGCCACGGCCGCGTCGGCGATCGGCCGGCCGTCGATGAGGATCCGCTCCGTGAAGCGCTCCAGGTGCGGACTCGTGAACAGACCGGTGCGCAGCCCGTGCGCGCGGATCAGGCTCTCGACGATCCGGCTCGTCGATGTCTTGCCGTTCGTGCCCGTGACGTGCACGACCCGGTAGGTGCGCTGCGGGTCGTCCAGCAGCTCCAGCACGCGCGCCGTGCGCTCCTTGCGCGGCTGCACCCAGCGCTCGCCCGCCCGGGAGAGCAGGGTCTGGTACACCGCGTCGGCGCGCCGGCGGTCCCCGGGCGTGCCCTCGATGATGTCGTCCTCGTCGCTCACGCGGCTGCTCCGTTCGACTCGTCGGCGCCCGCCTGGGGGATCCGGCTCACGGCGACCGCGAAGTCGCCCCTGTTGGCGTACGTGCCCTTCTTGACGAGCGCCGTGTGCTCGGCGTCGCCGGCGTCGGACCCGGTGCTGACGACGTGTTCGAGGGCGAGCGTCTCGCCCGCCACGTCGGCGACGTCGAACGCGGCGCGCACCGCCTCGGCGTCCGCCTCGTCGGCGAACGCGAGCGAGAGCCGGATCCGGTCGCTGACGTCGAAGCCGGCCGCCTTGCGGGTGTCCTGCACGGCGCGGATCACGTCGCGCGCCAGGCCCTCGGCCTCGAGCTCGGGCGTCGTCGTGGTGTCGAGCAGCACGAAGCCGCCGGTCGGCAGCAGCGCGAGCGCCTCGCCCTCCGGGCGTCCGGTGGTCTCGAGGACGAGCTCGTACTCCCCCGGCTCGAGCGTCAGGCCGCCCGCGGTGACCACGCCGTCCTGCTCGGACCAGTCGCCCTCCTTCGCGGCGCGGATCGCCTGCTGCACCTGCTTGCCCAGACGCGGCCCCGCCGCGCGGGCGTTGACCGTCAGGCGGTGGGAGATGCCGAACTCCGCGGCGGTGTCGTCGCCCAGCGCCACGAGCTCGACGGACTTCACGTTGAGCTCCTCGCGCAGGATGTCCTCGAACTGCTCCAGGCCCGCATGAGCGGTCACCACCGTGAGCTTCGCGAGCGGCAGGCGCACGCGCAGGCCCTCCTTCTTGCGGAGCGCGTTCGCGACGCTCGAGGCCTCGCGCACGGCATCCATCGCCTCGCGGATGTCGGCGGCGTCCGGGTACGCAGCGGCATCCGGCCAGTCGGCCAGGTGCACGCTGCGCCCGCCCGTCAGGCCCTGCCACACGCGCTCGGACACGAGCGGGATCAGCGGCGCCGCGACGCGCGTGAGGGTCTCGAGCACGGTGTAGAGCGTGTCGAACGCCTCACGGCTGCGCGGGTCGTCGCTCACGCCCGTCCAGAACCGGTCGCGAGAGCGGCGGATGTACCAGTTCGTCAGCACCTCGGCGAAGTCGCGCAGGCGCGCCGAGGCGGTCGTCGAGTCGAGCGCGTCGAGGTCGGTGGCGACGTCCCGCACGAGATCGCCCAGCAGCGCCAGGATGTAGCGGTCGAGCACGTCGGTCGAGTCCGTGCGCCACGTGGCCTCGTACCCCGCGCCCGCCGATCCGCCTGCCGCGTTCGCATACGTCGCGAAGAAGTACCACGAGTTCCACAGCGGCAGCAGGAACTCGCGCACGCCGGCGCGGATGCCCTCCTCCGTCACGATCAGGTTGCCGCCGCGCAGGACGCTAGAGGACATCAGGAACCAGCGCATCGCGTCGGATCCGTCGCGGTCGAACACCTCGGACACGTCCGGGTAGTTGCGCAGCGACTTCGACATCTTCTGGCCGTCGTTGCCGAGCACGATGCCGTGGCAGGAGACGCCCGAGAACGCGGGGCGGTCGAACAGCGCGGTCGAGAGCACGTGCATCACGTAGAACCAGCCGCGCGTCTGGCCGATGTACTCCACGATGAAGTCGGCCGGCGCGTGCGTGTCGAACCACTGGGCGTTCTCGAACGGGTAGTGCACCTGGGCGAAGGGCATGGATCCCGAGTCGAACCAGACGTCGAAGACGTCCTCGATCCGGCGCATCGTGCTCCTGCCGGTCGGGTCGTCGGGGTTCGGGCGCGTCAGCTGGTCGATGTACGGACGGTGCAGGTCGATCTCGCCCTGCTCGTTGCGCGGCAGGGTGCCGAAGTCGCGCTCGAGCTCCTCGAGCGAGCCGTACGCGTCGACGCGCGGGTGGTTCGGGTCGTCCGACTTCCACACCGGGATCGGCGAGCCCCAGAACCGGTTGCGGCTGATCGACCAATCGCGGGCACCCTCGAGCCACTTGCCGAACTGGCCGTGCTTGACGTTCTCGGGCGCCCACGTGATCTGCTCGTTGAGCTCGAGCAGCCGGTCCTTGAAGTCGGTGACGCGCACGAACCAGCTCGACACGGCCTTGTAGATCAGGGGGTTCCGGCAGCGCCAGCAGTGCGGGTAGGAGTGCTCGTACGACTGCAGGCGCAGCAGGCGGCCGTTCTGGCGCAGCAGGCGCACGAGCGGCGTGTTGGCGTCCATCCAGAGCTCGCCCGCGACATCCGGGACCATGTCGAGGAAGCGGCCGTCGTCGCCCAGCGAGACGATCGTCGGGATGCCCGCGGCGTCGTTCAGGCGCTTGTCGTCCTCACCGTAGGCCGGGGCCTGGTGGACGATGCCCGTGCCGTCACCGGTCGTGACGTAGTCGTCGACCAGGATGCGCCACGCGTTCTGGGTGCCCCACTTCTCGGTGTCGGCGAAGTAGTCGAACAGCCGCTCGAACCGCACGTCGGCGAGGTCGGCGCCCGTGACGCGCGTGCGCACGGCCGCCTTCGCGTCGTCCGCCGACGCGTAGCCGAGGTCCTTCGCGTAGCCGCCCAGGAGGTCCTCGGCGAGCAGGAACTCGTCGCCCGTCGCGCCCTCCTTCGCGCCCTCGGGTCCGGTGGGCAGGACGGCGTAGGTGATCGCCGGACCGACCGCGAGCGACATGTTGGTCGGGAGGGTCCAGGGCGTCGTGGTCCAGGCCAGCGCGCGCACGCCATCCAGGCCGAGCGCGGCCGCCTTCTCGCCCGTGAGCGGGAACGTCACCGTGACCGACGGGTCCTGCCGGTTCTTGTAGACGTCGTCGTCCATGCGCAGCTCGTGGTTGGACAGCGGCGTCTGGTCGCGCCAGCAGTACGGCAGCACGCGGTAGCCCTCGTAGGCGAGGCCCTTGTCGAACAGCTGCTTGAACGCCCACAGCACGCTCTCCATGAACGTGGTGTCGAGCGTCTTGTAGCCGCGCTCGAAGTCGACCCAGCGGGCCTGGCGCGTGACGTAGTCCTCCCACTCGCGCGTGTAGGCGAGCACGGACTCGCGGGCCTTCGCGTTGAACGCGTCGATGCCCATGTCCTCGATCTCGCTCTTCTCGGTGATGCCGAGCTGCTTCATCGCCTCGAGCTCGGCGGGAAGGCCGTGGGTGTCCCAGCCGAAGACGCGGTCGACCTTCTTGCCGCGCATGGTCTGGAAGCGCGGGAAGAGGTCCTTGGCGTAGCCCGTGAGCAGGTGTCCGTAGTGCGGCAGGCCGTTCGCGAACGGCGGGCCGTCGTAGAAGACCCACTCCTCGGCGCCGTCGCGCTGCGCGATCGAGGCGCGGAAGGTGTCGTCCTGCTCCCAGAACGACAGGACGTCGCGCTCGATCTCGGGGAAGCGCGGGCTCGGCACGATCGTGGCGGCCTGGTCGGCGGCGGGTCCGAACGACGAGGACTTCGGGTAGGTCATCAGCACTCCAGCAGATCCGGATTCGGTCTGCGAGGACGACCTCTGCCGGCGAACGGCAGGAGCCGCGGTACCACCCCGCGTTGCGGTCTCTCGCGAGACCGCCGCTCTCACTGCGGCTGTGACGGGCCTGCCCCGCGCGGTTCTACTGGGGCCGAGGCCTGTTCTTCCGCGAGCTCCCCGGTGATGGCCGGATCAAAGCGTGTCCCCCGATTCTACGGGCTGTCGGCGCTCGGGGATACCGTGGCGGCATGGCCCGTTCCGTGCAGCGTCCTGTTCCGCCCCGTGTCTCGGCGCCCGACCTGCCGCGGCACCTCGGCGAGGGCGTGGCGACGCGACGCGCGGATGCGCACCAGGTGCGCTTCGCCGAGCTGAGCGGAACCGTGGACCTCGCGCACTCCGCGCTCGAGGAGTGCGCCATCGACGCCGCCGCGGTCGATGCGCTCGACCTCACCGGCGCGACGCTGATCGACGTCTCGATATCGGATCTGAAGGCGACATCCGTCTCGGCGCGGGACACGACCATCCGCCGCGTGCGGATCACGGGCGGCAGGATCGGCACGCTCGACCTCGCGGGGGCGCAGCTCGCCGAGCTCGAGCTGCGCGACGTGCGGATCGACTACCTCACGCTCGGCGGGGCGCGGGCCGAGGACGTCCTGATCGCGGGGTGCGCGATCCGGACGCTGGATCTCCCCCACGCGGCGATCACGCGGCTCGCGTTCGACGACTGCCGGGCAGAGGAGGTGGATCCGCGCGGCATGCGCGCGACGGACGTCGACCTGCGCGGCCTGGACGCGGCGTCCTTCCTCGACGTGCTCGCCCTGCGCGGCGTGACGCTCACGTCCCGGCAGGTCGAGCGCCTCGCCCCCGCCTTCGCGGCGGCGGCGGGCATCGACGTGCGCGACTGAGCGTCACTCGAGGAGCGAGCGGAGTGCCCGGATCTCAGGACGCGAGCCGAAACGAAGGAACGATTGGAGGATCCCGCCCTGCGTTCCGGCCGCCGTCCTGGATCCCGGAGCCGTTCAACGCGCCAGGTGGAGTCCCTGCGCGACCGCGATCATGATGAGCTGCTGCACCGTGGGCCAGTCGTCGATCACCTGCTGATAGCTGACGCGGATGACGTGGTACCCGCGCAGCGTCAGCTCGGCGTCGTGCAGGTTGTCCTTGACGCGCTGCGGTCCGACGTGATGCCCGCCGTCGATCTGCAGCACAAGACGATCGCCGATCAGCAGATCGACCGGCTTGCCGGCCAGGACGACCTGCCGGCGCAAGGGCAGCTTCAGGAACCGCAGACGCGGGACGACCACGGTTTCCAGACCGGAGTCGGCGAACGGCTGCGCGGCATCCAGCACCCGCCGCACCCGCTCCCGCAGCGGAAGCGACCGCAGGATCTCCTTGCTCACGAGCCCTGCGCGGAGGGCCGACTCCCACACCACCAGGGCGTGCTCGAACGGCTGGCACTCGGCGACGAGCACGAGCGTGTTCTCGATCCCGTCCTCGAGCGTTCCCTCCGGGCGCGGCACCACGGCTCTCGCCCAATGAACGCGCGCCTCGGTCGGGCGCGGAAGGCTGTGACGCGGGTCCGCCGCGACATGGAACCGGTCGCCGC
The Microbacterium sp. JZ31 genome window above contains:
- a CDS encoding bifunctional folylpolyglutamate synthase/dihydrofolate synthase: MSDEDDIIEGTPGDRRRADAVYQTLLSRAGERWVQPRKERTARVLELLDDPQRTYRVVHVTGTNGKTSTSRIVESLIRAHGLRTGLFTSPHLERFTERILIDGRPIADAAVADAWDEIQPFVGIVDAELESQGEEPLTFFELLTVLAFVACADAPIDVLVLEVGMGGAWDSTNTADGDVAVFAPIDMDHADRLGDTIEEIATVKAGIIKDGARVVSARQRPEVERVLRQVAADKGAEIAFEGAQFALTEDKLAVGGQLITVRGLAGEYPEEYLPLYGRHQGANAALAIAAVESLIGAATQPIAGAVLTEGLAEATSPGRLQLVGVEPTVIVDAAHNPHGAAALAAALREAFDFDEWGLVLGVLGDKDAIGILRELAPVAAHVFATAPDSERATDPDALADLVESAGLRVTVHPNLGEAADAAREWASEAPRRAVAIAGSVVLAGEALRLSQEEDWKSGWQR
- a CDS encoding Rne/Rng family ribonuclease, with protein sequence MAEQHNEQDERTFDETADAVASESTQDGAPAAEVQASEDQVEDQAMDEAPAGEPETEALVAEEPPAEAPAVEAPAAEEPVVEGPVAEELPAPEAQDASVEVEPDAAVESAADGDAESEPPAENGASEPEAAAEPEANAEPEAAAEPEASAEPETPERPTAVSLGLLPEEFVSQVSTALHFYAPDVQPLPALPAPEEEPAAGRSSRRRRRRGGAEGEPEAQAAPVEESTGRRRQRVVEVVTEPQRIKGSTRLEAKKQRRRDGREAGRRRPVVTEAEFLARREAVDRQMIVRSKSGRVQIAVLEDNVLVEHYVARSQDASLIGNVYLGRVQNVLPSMEAAFVDIGRGRNAVLYSGEVDWDSVETGNQPRRIELALKPGDKVLVQVTKDPVGHKGARLTSQISLPGRYLVYVPGGAMNGISRKLPDTERSRLKKILKEVLPESSGVIVRTAAEGATEEQLTRDVNRLTSQWAHINSLVEKGNAPSLLHSEPDLLVKIVRDVFNEDFTKMLIQGEEAQRTITSYLEGVAPDLLDRIEKYEDERDPFDAYRITEQIEKALDRKVWLPSGGSLVIDRTEAMTVVDVNTGKFVGSGGNLEETVTKNNLEAAEEIVRQLRLRDIGGIIVVDFIDMVLESNRDLVLRRLVECLSRDRTKHQVAEVTSLGLVQMTRKKLGLGLLETFSEPCEVCAGRGVIVHHDPVAKHRPSGGGGNGGGSGSGSGRRSRGSSNGNGNGGNGNGNGPTSSAAASTTGTHVITEGVKSALAQIAASTIHPAEKAEALAEVAIELPEGPRTPAKQDAPKDAQEGGSRAERPKKGRRKRQQSEQPKTTTDTLLDSVLNALPEPKAPGQGRSRSRRVTTAALTGTAVPVTPVAVTED
- a CDS encoding DUF4233 domain-containing protein; this encodes MSRAPKAPRYRPLPEKLGQVVLGFEAIIVFLAGLVIYGLRALPEPIAPWWGIVAGVVVALAMLVTTGLLRRPWGFIVGWGLQVVVALGAILVPAILIVALVFGSMWAYATIGGARIEQRVQNERDSKG
- the ndk gene encoding nucleoside-diphosphate kinase, with translation MATEETLVLIKPDGVARSLVGSILARIEAKGYSLVDLRLVEPSRDLLAQHYAEHEGKPFYEPLLEFMMSGPVVAIRVAGNRVIEGFRSLAGTTDPTTAAPGTIRGDFGRDWGVAVQQNLVHGSDSPESAQRELGIWFSN
- a CDS encoding vitamin K epoxide reductase family protein, translated to MTQPRTRPVALAVWLVIAGVVGWWAAYSLTMERFHLLMDPTATASCDFNPLVQCGKNLESWQGSVFGFPNPILGLSGWIAPIVVGVAILAGARFARWFWLLFLAGMTFAFGFVVWLIGQSIFVIGTLCPWCMVTWVVTIPSFYAVLLHVIRTAGPSRWRRGAGAVMGWLPLLAIVSYAVIAVIAEVRLDVLDQLF
- the ileS gene encoding isoleucine--tRNA ligase, with product MTYPKSSSFGPAADQAATIVPSPRFPEIERDVLSFWEQDDTFRASIAQRDGAEEWVFYDGPPFANGLPHYGHLLTGYAKDLFPRFQTMRGKKVDRVFGWDTHGLPAELEAMKQLGITEKSEIEDMGIDAFNAKARESVLAYTREWEDYVTRQARWVDFERGYKTLDTTFMESVLWAFKQLFDKGLAYEGYRVLPYCWRDQTPLSNHELRMDDDVYKNRQDPSVTVTFPLTGEKAAALGLDGVRALAWTTTPWTLPTNMSLAVGPAITYAVLPTGPEGAKEGATGDEFLLAEDLLGGYAKDLGYASADDAKAAVRTRVTGADLADVRFERLFDYFADTEKWGTQNAWRILVDDYVTTGDGTGIVHQAPAYGEDDKRLNDAAGIPTIVSLGDDGRFLDMVPDVAGELWMDANTPLVRLLRQNGRLLRLQSYEHSYPHCWRCRNPLIYKAVSSWFVRVTDFKDRLLELNEQITWAPENVKHGQFGKWLEGARDWSISRNRFWGSPIPVWKSDDPNHPRVDAYGSLEELERDFGTLPRNEQGEIDLHRPYIDQLTRPNPDDPTGRSTMRRIEDVFDVWFDSGSMPFAQVHYPFENAQWFDTHAPADFIVEYIGQTRGWFYVMHVLSTALFDRPAFSGVSCHGIVLGNDGQKMSKSLRNYPDVSEVFDRDGSDAMRWFLMSSSVLRGGNLIVTEEGIRAGVREFLLPLWNSWYFFATYANAAGGSAGAGYEATWRTDSTDVLDRYILALLGDLVRDVATDLDALDSTTASARLRDFAEVLTNWYIRRSRDRFWTGVSDDPRSREAFDTLYTVLETLTRVAAPLIPLVSERVWQGLTGGRSVHLADWPDAAAYPDAADIREAMDAVREASSVANALRKKEGLRVRLPLAKLTVVTAHAGLEQFEDILREELNVKSVELVALGDDTAAEFGISHRLTVNARAAGPRLGKQVQQAIRAAKEGDWSEQDGVVTAGGLTLEPGEYELVLETTGRPEGEALALLPTGGFVLLDTTTTPELEAEGLARDVIRAVQDTRKAAGFDVSDRIRLSLAFADEADAEAVRAAFDVADVAGETLALEHVVSTGSDAGDAEHTALVKKGTYANRGDFAVAVSRIPQAGADESNGAAA
- a CDS encoding pentapeptide repeat-containing protein encodes the protein MARSVQRPVPPRVSAPDLPRHLGEGVATRRADAHQVRFAELSGTVDLAHSALEECAIDAAAVDALDLTGATLIDVSISDLKATSVSARDTTIRRVRITGGRIGTLDLAGAQLAELELRDVRIDYLTLGGARAEDVLIAGCAIRTLDLPHAAITRLAFDDCRAEEVDPRGMRATDVDLRGLDAASFLDVLALRGVTLTSRQVERLAPAFAAAAGIDVRD
- a CDS encoding endonuclease domain-containing protein, giving the protein MDPVAFVAERGGVVRVRALLDAGVAMAAVKRARRDGALTSPRNGWVAVPTADPVVRCAAELGVVITCVTRAERVGLWTFGGDRFHVAADPRHSLPRPTEARVHWARAVVPRPEGTLEDGIENTLVLVAECQPFEHALVVWESALRAGLVSKEILRSLPLRERVRRVLDAAQPFADSGLETVVVPRLRFLKLPLRRQVVLAGKPVDLLIGDRLVLQIDGGHHVGPQRVKDNLHDAELTLRGYHVIRVSYQQVIDDWPTVQQLIMIAVAQGLHLAR